Below is a window of Williamwhitmania sp. DNA.
AAATATCCGGGTAGAAACTGCCAACTCCTCCTTGGGGCACCAACCAAAGTTGTCACGGAACTTTGAGTGAGTCATCAACGCATCGTATACTGGTTGCGGTGGATTTGTCCATTCTACCCCACCGTATAACCCTTCAGTGTTCTGACGGAAAATCATGGTATCTACCAGTGGTTCTTCAATAGTATTACCTGCTCCACGTCGAATAAAGTTTAGCGGATTACCTTTAAATGTTTTGCAGGGACGCATGCAAATGTCGAGGTTGAAGTGCTGACGCATTGCCACAATAGGGCTATAGTAAACAAGCCCTTTGTTCTGTAGCTCAGGAATGAGTTCGGATGCCGCTTTATCTTTTGGTTTTGAAGTAATTGCCCCAAAAAGTCCAATTTTATGTTTCTCCAAAAGTTTAATTGTCCGCTCAGGAAGTGGGTCTCCCTCCTTACACCAAAACTCCCAGCCAATATCTCCCTGAACATAATTGGCGTGAAAACCAGCTGCTTCGAGCACTCTAATTGCCTGTTCTAGAACTATTTTTCCAATTCCGTCACCAGGCATGGCTACTATTGTTCTACTAGTCATAAATGATTGTTTTTGGGTGAAAAGTTAGTTTACGAGAAATCCAAAAATAGAAAAAACATGCTACAAAACAACTGTAAAAAATCATACTTCAGCTTGCATACCAATCGATAATCGGTTATGTTTACGGGTCACTTTTAAAGTAGAAACTATGTCAAAACTAGGAAGCTTAACACCATCAGATATTTGGATGTATTTCGAGCAGATATGCCAAGTACCACGCCCCTCAAAAAAGGAGGAGAAAATAATTGCCTACTTACTCGATTTTGCCAAAGCACATAAACTTGAGGCAAAAACTGATGAAATTGGCAACGTAGTAATTCGAAAACCAGCCACCAAAGGCATGGAAAATAGGGAAACAGTTGTTCTTCAAAGCCATACAGATATGGTGTGTGAGAAAAATAGCAACATTAATCACGACTTTAATGTTGACCCTATTCAACCCTACATTGATGGTGGGTGGGTAAAAGCAAAAGGAACTACTCTTGGTGCCGATGATGGCATTGGCATAGCAGCACAGCTTGCCCTACTCGCTTCAACCAACGTACCCCATGGACCATTGGAGTGCCTATTTACAGTTGACGAAGAAACTGGCCTCACGGGAGCCTTTGAGATAAAGGAAGGGTTCTTTGAAGGAAAGTATCTATTAAATCTCGACTCAGAGGATGAAGGAGAACTCTTTATTGGGTGTGCTGGTGGTTTGGATACCGTTGTAACTTTCGACTATGAAAGAGAACCAATGCCATCGGGAAATTTGGCTTACAAACTATCCATTACGGGATTATCGGGTGGGCATTCTGGTGACGACATAAATAAGGGCTTGGGGAACTCTATAAAGTTACTTAACCGGTTCCTGTGGAGAACAAACACCAAGTATGACCTTCGAATGTCAATATTGGAAGGTGGCAATCTCCGAAATGCTATACCACGTGAAGCCTACACCATCTTTACCATCCACGAGGAGGACATTGAAAGCATGATGAAGGATTTCAAGCAGTATGTTAACGATGTAAAACAAGAGTTGAGGACAACTGAGCCTAACCTAACACTTGAGCTGGTGCCTGTAGCACTACCCGATTATGTAATTGACGAAACCACCCAGTACGATTTACTTAACTCGCTATATGCTTGTCCTCATGGCGTAATTGAGATGAGTCGCGATATTCCAGGTCTGGTTGAAACTTCAACCAACCTAGCCTCGGTTAAGTTTATTCACGATAATCAAATCTTGATTTGCACAAGCCAACGCAGCTCGGTTGCCTCATCCATCAAGGATATTTCCTATATGGTTGAGAGCGTTTTTCGGTTAGCAAACTCCAAAATTGTGCATTCTGATGGCTATCCTGGATGGATGCCCAACACCAACTCGGTTATTTTAACTGTCACCGTTGATGCCTATAAGCGGCAATTTGGCTACGAGCCCAAGGTTCGGGCAATACATGCCGGTTTGGAATGTGGACTTTTTCTTGAAAAGTACCCCTACCTCGACATGATATCGTTTGGGCCTACATTACGAGGTGTCCATTCACCTGATGAGCGATTGGAAATTGCTTCGGTGGAGAAATTCTGGAAACTTTTAACAGATGTTGTTGCTCACATTCCCGTAAAGGAGAAAATGTAAGTGTAATTTTATGGTAAGGAATGTACTATCACAGACTAATCTAATATGATAGTCAATTTTCGTTGATATAGATTGATGAACACCCGGTGGAGTACCTTCACCGGGTTATCTATATAGCTATGGAATGGATTAGTGGCTATTTCGGTTATCTCCAACAAGCCTACCAAACCGGGAATCTAATTCACTGGGATATAATTGCAATACTTATAATTGCAGGATTTCTGGTGGGATTTATTAATACTATAGCGGGCAGTGGCACGGTTATTACCTACTCTTTGTTCAT
It encodes the following:
- a CDS encoding aminoacyl-histidine dipeptidase, which produces MSKLGSLTPSDIWMYFEQICQVPRPSKKEEKIIAYLLDFAKAHKLEAKTDEIGNVVIRKPATKGMENRETVVLQSHTDMVCEKNSNINHDFNVDPIQPYIDGGWVKAKGTTLGADDGIGIAAQLALLASTNVPHGPLECLFTVDEETGLTGAFEIKEGFFEGKYLLNLDSEDEGELFIGCAGGLDTVVTFDYEREPMPSGNLAYKLSITGLSGGHSGDDINKGLGNSIKLLNRFLWRTNTKYDLRMSILEGGNLRNAIPREAYTIFTIHEEDIESMMKDFKQYVNDVKQELRTTEPNLTLELVPVALPDYVIDETTQYDLLNSLYACPHGVIEMSRDIPGLVETSTNLASVKFIHDNQILICTSQRSSVASSIKDISYMVESVFRLANSKIVHSDGYPGWMPNTNSVILTVTVDAYKRQFGYEPKVRAIHAGLECGLFLEKYPYLDMISFGPTLRGVHSPDERLEIASVEKFWKLLTDVVAHIPVKEKM